In Planctomycetia bacterium, one DNA window encodes the following:
- a CDS encoding STAS domain-containing protein, which translates to MAEISGLVKSIDKHNDGTIVVLGGDIDLHHSPALHAALADVAGERPKRLVLDLREVPYMDSSGVGTLVEVFRRVRDYKGKMVLFGMNPRVRSVFEITKLDKFFTICDDQASALTA; encoded by the coding sequence ATGGCGGAAATTTCGGGCCTCGTCAAAAGCATCGACAAGCACAACGACGGAACGATCGTCGTCCTCGGCGGCGATATCGACCTGCACCATTCGCCCGCGCTGCACGCGGCGCTGGCCGACGTGGCCGGTGAGCGGCCCAAGCGATTGGTGCTGGATCTGCGCGAGGTGCCGTACATGGATTCGTCGGGCGTCGGCACCCTGGTCGAGGTCTTCCGCCGCGTGCGCGACTACAAGGGCAAGATGGTTCTGTTCGGCATGAACCCCCGCGTGCGCAGCGTGTTTGAGATCACCAAGCTCGATAAGTTTTTCACCATCTGCGACGATCAGGCCTCCGCCCTGACGGCGTGA